In Flammeovirgaceae bacterium 311, one DNA window encodes the following:
- a CDS encoding Linoleoyl-CoA desaturase (COG3239 Fatty acid desaturase), which yields MTRKSQIRFVSKDKNLFFATLRQRVDQYFTQNNISQHANTSMIVKTIVLFAAYLLPFALILTLQPPFWISMALWLLMGISVAGIGMSVMHDANHGAYSSNKKVNEWVGYSLNLLGGAVFNWKLQHNVLHHTYTNVVHMDDDIEDKLVLRFSPHTDVKGIHRLQYMYAFLFYGVLTLYWVLAKDFVQYFKYTRNGVNTNTPRQNTIILTKIILLKTIYLLAMLAVPVVVFGLPLSHVITGFVVMHFAAGLILTVVFQLAHTVEGTSHPLPDEDGNIENSWAIHQINTTVNFSRNNKWISWYVGGLNFQIEHHLFPRVCHVHYPAISSIVKETAEEFGIPYMENETFADALRSHINTLQRFGKTPSLNEAIA from the coding sequence ATGACCAGAAAATCACAAATCAGGTTTGTGTCGAAAGACAAAAACTTATTCTTTGCTACACTCCGCCAGAGAGTAGATCAGTACTTTACTCAAAACAATATTTCTCAGCATGCCAATACAAGTATGATTGTAAAAACAATTGTACTGTTTGCTGCCTACCTGTTACCCTTTGCGCTTATTTTAACCTTGCAGCCTCCATTCTGGATATCTATGGCACTCTGGCTGCTCATGGGTATAAGTGTGGCAGGTATTGGCATGAGTGTCATGCACGATGCCAATCACGGGGCCTATTCTTCAAATAAAAAAGTAAATGAATGGGTAGGATACTCTTTAAACCTGCTTGGAGGCGCTGTATTTAACTGGAAGCTACAGCATAACGTGCTGCACCATACCTACACCAACGTTGTGCACATGGACGATGATATTGAAGATAAACTGGTGCTGCGTTTTTCACCGCATACAGATGTAAAAGGAATACACAGGTTGCAGTATATGTATGCTTTTTTGTTTTATGGCGTACTCACCCTTTACTGGGTGCTTGCAAAGGACTTTGTGCAGTATTTCAAATACACCCGGAACGGTGTTAATACAAATACCCCGCGCCAAAACACTATTATTCTTACCAAGATAATTTTACTTAAAACAATATATCTTTTGGCTATGCTCGCAGTACCTGTTGTGGTATTCGGGCTGCCTTTAAGCCATGTAATTACCGGCTTTGTTGTTATGCACTTTGCTGCCGGCCTAATTCTGACAGTAGTGTTTCAGCTGGCCCACACAGTAGAAGGTACCAGTCACCCACTGCCAGATGAGGATGGAAATATTGAAAACAGCTGGGCGATCCATCAAATCAACACCACTGTTAATTTCTCAAGAAATAATAAATGGATATCCTGGTATGTTGGTGGTCTTAATTTTCAGATTGAACACCATCTGTTCCCCAGGGTATGCCATGTACATTACCCTGCCATCTCATCCATTGTAAAGGAAACAGCAGAAGAATTTGGTATTCCCTACATGGAAAATGAAACTTTTGCAGATGCGTTGCGCTCCCACATTAATACCTTGCAGCGCTTTGGAAAAACACCCAGCCTTAACGAGGCCATAGCTTAA
- a CDS encoding 50S ribosomal protein L35 (COG0291 Ribosomal protein L35), whose amino-acid sequence MPKVRTNSGAKKRFKLTGTGKVKRKHAFKNHILTKKSTKRKRGLVKTGLVHETDMNRVRDLLNI is encoded by the coding sequence ATGCCTAAAGTAAGAACGAATTCGGGAGCGAAGAAGCGTTTTAAGCTAACAGGTACTGGTAAAGTTAAGCGCAAGCATGCGTTTAAAAACCACATCCTGACCAAAAAATCAACCAAGCGTAAGCGTGGTCTGGTTAAAACCGGTCTTGTACACGAGACAGATATGAACCGTGTACGCGACCTGCTTAATATCTAA
- the thrS gene encoding threonyl-tRNA ligase (COG0441 Threonyl-tRNA synthetase) — protein MEQINITLPDGSVRQYSKGSTGLDVARSISEGLARNVLGAKVNGQVWDAQRPIEQDAEVKLLTWNDTEGKAAFWHSSAHLLAEALEALYPGVKFGIGPNIENGFYYDVDLGEQTLGEADLAKIEEKMAELAKNKSEYARMPMSKADAVKYFEEKGDEYKLELLEGLEDGTITFYNQGNFTDLCRGPHIPHTGFIKAIKLLNVAGAYWRGDEKRKQLTRIYGISFPKAGELQEYLKMIEEAKKRDHRKLGKELELFTFSEKVGMGLPLWLPKGTMLRERLEQFMRRAQRKAGYEQVVTPHIGNKELYITSGHYEKYGADSFQPIRTPHEGEEFLLKPMNCPHHCEIYKSKPRSYKDLPLRLAEFGTVYRYEQSGELHGLTRVRGFTQDDAHIFCRPDQVKEEFKKVIDLVLNVFKALGFENYTAQVSLRDPENKQKYIGGDELWDKAERDIIEAADERGLETVQVTGEAAFYGPKLDFMVRDALGRSWQLGTIQVDYVLPERFKLEYVGADNQRHRPVMIHRAPFGSLERFIAVLIEHCGGNFPLWLSPQQVAVLPISEKYADYASEVMAQLQEQEILGTVDHRDEKIGRKIRDAEVQKVPFMLIVGEKEQEEGKVSIRRHGAGDQGSLSLDEFISEFKAEIKDYLG, from the coding sequence ATGGAACAGATCAATATAACGCTGCCTGATGGTAGCGTAAGGCAGTATTCGAAGGGGAGCACAGGATTAGATGTAGCCCGGAGCATCAGCGAAGGATTAGCCCGCAATGTACTTGGTGCAAAAGTGAATGGACAGGTATGGGATGCCCAGCGCCCTATTGAGCAGGATGCAGAAGTAAAGCTGCTTACCTGGAACGATACCGAGGGCAAAGCTGCCTTCTGGCACTCCAGCGCCCACTTACTGGCCGAAGCCCTGGAAGCGCTGTACCCCGGTGTAAAATTTGGTATTGGCCCCAATATCGAAAATGGCTTTTACTATGATGTTGACCTGGGCGAGCAAACGCTTGGCGAAGCTGACCTGGCCAAAATTGAGGAAAAGATGGCAGAGCTGGCAAAGAACAAGAGCGAATATGCACGCATGCCTATGTCTAAAGCCGATGCTGTAAAATATTTTGAGGAAAAGGGTGATGAGTATAAGCTGGAGTTACTGGAAGGTCTGGAAGATGGTACGATTACCTTCTACAACCAGGGTAATTTCACCGACCTTTGCCGCGGCCCCCATATTCCTCATACCGGTTTCATCAAAGCTATAAAACTGCTGAACGTAGCTGGAGCCTACTGGCGTGGCGATGAAAAGCGTAAGCAACTTACCCGCATCTATGGCATTTCATTCCCGAAAGCAGGAGAGTTGCAGGAGTACCTCAAAATGATTGAGGAGGCAAAAAAACGCGACCACCGCAAGTTAGGTAAAGAACTGGAGTTGTTTACGTTCAGCGAAAAAGTAGGAATGGGCTTGCCACTATGGCTGCCGAAGGGTACTATGCTGCGCGAGCGCCTGGAGCAGTTTATGCGCCGTGCACAACGCAAGGCTGGTTACGAGCAGGTGGTAACACCGCACATTGGCAATAAAGAATTGTACATCACCAGTGGCCACTACGAAAAATACGGTGCCGATTCGTTTCAGCCTATCCGCACGCCGCATGAAGGTGAAGAGTTTCTGCTGAAGCCTATGAACTGCCCGCACCACTGCGAGATCTACAAATCTAAACCGCGCAGCTATAAAGACCTGCCGCTGCGCCTGGCAGAATTTGGTACCGTGTACCGGTACGAGCAAAGCGGCGAGTTGCATGGCCTTACCCGTGTGCGTGGTTTTACTCAGGATGATGCACACATTTTCTGCCGTCCCGATCAGGTAAAGGAAGAGTTTAAGAAAGTTATTGACCTGGTGCTAAATGTTTTTAAGGCTTTAGGTTTTGAAAACTACACTGCGCAGGTTAGCTTACGCGATCCGGAAAACAAACAGAAGTACATTGGCGGCGATGAGCTGTGGGATAAAGCAGAGCGAGATATCATAGAAGCTGCCGATGAGCGCGGGCTGGAAACAGTACAGGTAACAGGAGAGGCAGCCTTTTACGGGCCTAAGCTCGACTTTATGGTGCGTGATGCGCTGGGCCGAAGCTGGCAGTTGGGTACCATCCAGGTAGATTATGTCCTGCCCGAGCGCTTTAAGCTTGAGTATGTTGGTGCCGATAACCAGCGCCATCGCCCTGTTATGATCCACAGGGCACCTTTTGGCTCACTGGAGCGTTTTATAGCAGTGCTTATTGAACACTGTGGGGGTAATTTCCCGCTGTGGCTTTCGCCACAACAGGTGGCAGTGCTGCCCATCAGTGAAAAATACGCTGATTATGCTTCGGAAGTAATGGCACAATTGCAGGAGCAGGAAATTCTTGGTACTGTTGATCACCGCGATGAGAAAATAGGCCGGAAAATACGCGATGCGGAAGTGCAGAAGGTTCCTTTTATGCTGATAGTTGGCGAAAAAGAACAGGAAGAAGGCAAAGTATCCATCCGCCGTCATGGCGCTGGCGACCAGGGCAGCCTAAGCCTGGATGAATTTATTAGCGAATTTAAAGCAGAAATAAAAGATTATTTAGGCTAA
- a CDS encoding translation initiation factor 3 (bIF-3) (COG0290 Translation initiation factor 3 (IF-3)) — MAEDQGLDLVEISAKADPPVCRIIDYSKFKYEQKKKQKEIKANAAKTVIKEIRFGPNTDDHDFEFKLNHAKKFLEEGAKIKAYVHFVGRTIVFKERGEILLLKFAQALEELAKVEQLPKLEGKRMFLMLTPKAAVPKKK; from the coding sequence ATGGCCGAAGATCAGGGATTAGACCTGGTGGAGATTTCTGCCAAGGCCGATCCTCCGGTATGTCGTATTATCGATTACTCCAAGTTCAAGTACGAGCAGAAGAAAAAACAAAAGGAAATTAAGGCTAACGCGGCTAAAACCGTTATCAAGGAAATTCGCTTTGGCCCAAATACCGACGACCACGACTTTGAATTTAAGCTGAATCATGCCAAGAAATTTCTGGAGGAAGGCGCCAAGATTAAAGCTTATGTGCACTTTGTGGGCCGTACCATTGTTTTTAAAGAGAGGGGAGAGATTTTGCTGCTGAAGTTTGCCCAGGCGCTGGAAGAATTAGCCAAAGTTGAGCAGTTGCCAAAGCTGGAGGGTAAGCGGATGTTTCTGATGCTAACACCCAAAGCTGCTGTTCCTAAAAAGAAGTAA
- a CDS encoding 50S ribosomal protein L20 (COG0292 Ribosomal protein L20): MPRSVNHVASKARRKKILKAAKGYFGRRKNVWTVAKNAVERGMAYAYRDRKQKKREYRKIWIQRINAGARLNGLSYSQLMGSLKTANINLNRKVLADLAMNHPEAFTAIVSKVK; this comes from the coding sequence ATGCCAAGATCAGTAAATCACGTAGCATCTAAAGCCAGGAGAAAAAAAATCCTGAAGGCCGCCAAAGGTTATTTTGGCCGCCGTAAAAATGTTTGGACTGTAGCCAAGAACGCCGTTGAGCGTGGTATGGCTTATGCCTACCGCGACCGCAAGCAGAAAAAACGAGAATACCGTAAAATCTGGATTCAGCGTATCAATGCGGGCGCTCGTCTGAATGGTTTATCTTATTCTCAGCTAATGGGCAGCCTAAAAACTGCTAACATCAATCTGAATCGTAAGGTACTGGCCGATCTGGCTATGAACCACCCAGAGGCTTTCACAGCAATTGTATCCAAAGTAAAATAA
- a CDS encoding AraC family transcriptional regulator (COG2207 AraC-type DNA-binding domain-containing proteins): MVCNRCIKVVREEAEQLGLEVESIRLGELVVKHDVSEEKKQQFKKVLQEDGFELLDDRKAFLVEKIKNIIIQEIHHKQERRHENFSALIADELHMDYNYLSNLFSSLEGLTIEKFIILQRIEKVKELLVYDELTLSEIAWKLGYSSVHHLSSQFKKITGLTPSHFKKIGEDKRKPLDGVGE; encoded by the coding sequence ATGGTGTGCAACCGCTGTATCAAGGTAGTGCGCGAGGAGGCGGAGCAGCTTGGACTGGAGGTTGAAAGCATACGGCTGGGGGAGCTGGTCGTGAAACATGATGTGAGTGAGGAAAAAAAGCAACAGTTCAAAAAAGTGCTGCAGGAGGATGGCTTTGAATTACTGGATGATCGCAAAGCATTCCTGGTAGAGAAAATTAAAAATATCATCATCCAGGAGATTCACCACAAGCAGGAACGGCGCCATGAGAATTTCTCCGCACTCATTGCCGATGAGCTGCACATGGACTACAATTACCTTAGCAACCTGTTCTCCTCACTAGAGGGGCTTACGATTGAGAAATTCATTATCCTGCAGCGCATAGAAAAGGTAAAGGAGCTGCTGGTATACGATGAGCTGACGCTAAGCGAGATTGCCTGGAAGCTGGGCTACAGCAGCGTACACCACCTGTCATCCCAGTTCAAAAAAATTACAGGCCTAACGCCCAGCCACTTTAAAAAAATCGGTGAAGACAAAAGAAAGCCCCTGGATGGAGTTGGAGAATAA
- a CDS encoding copper-translocating P-type ATPase (COG2217 Cation transport ATPase) has translation MTCAGCAASVESTLQEQKGVIKAGVNYATQQVQVEWDPQQTSLPDLQKAVQDVGYDLIIAEEKGEELQKEAQAEHLTALRSKTIWSVVLSVPVVIIGMFLMDMPYANYIMLALTAPVLFLFGRNFFVNAFKQARHGRANMDTLVALSTGIAFFYSAFNTFFPQVLQRQGLVPHVYYEAAAVIVAFILLGKMLEERAKAHTSTAIKKLMGLQPKTVRLLMDGLEQEVPLESVAVGDSILVRPGDKIPVDGSVLEGSSYIDESMISGEPLPVEKKQGEPVFAGTLNGRGSFVFKAEKVGADTMLANIVRMVQQAQGSKAPVQKLADKIAGIFVPVVIVIALLAFAVWLIAGGTLAQAILALVTVLVIACPCALGLATPTALMVGIGKGAEAGILIKDAESLERSFKVNTVVLDKTGTITQGKPVVTDWQWLRPQEAPILKEILLGLEQRSEHPLAEAVVKSLYEEGTNALLVSRFESITGRGATALHGKEKYLVGNLKLMQEKNIVLDSKLEGQAQQLRNEAKTDIYFANSKEVLGVLAIADSIKETSAEAIQKLRSQGIEVHMLTGDNVNTAAAVAKKVGLQHFKAEVLPGEKAAYITELQQQGRVVAMVGDGINDSQALAQADVSIAMGKGSDIAMDVAKMTLISSDLNHVPKAFLLSRKTVKTIRENLFWAFIYNLIGIPIAAGLLYPFTGFLLNPMIAGAAMALSSVSVVLNSLRLKNVKL, from the coding sequence ATGACCTGTGCCGGCTGTGCGGCCAGTGTGGAATCTACCCTGCAGGAGCAAAAAGGTGTGATAAAAGCAGGTGTTAACTATGCAACTCAACAGGTACAGGTAGAGTGGGACCCACAGCAGACAAGTCTGCCTGATCTTCAAAAAGCTGTGCAGGATGTGGGTTATGACCTGATCATTGCAGAAGAAAAAGGTGAGGAACTACAGAAAGAGGCGCAGGCGGAACATCTGACAGCCCTGCGCTCTAAAACCATCTGGTCTGTAGTGCTGTCGGTACCTGTAGTGATTATTGGGATGTTCCTGATGGATATGCCCTATGCCAATTACATCATGCTGGCACTGACTGCACCAGTACTGTTCCTGTTTGGCCGTAATTTCTTTGTAAATGCTTTTAAGCAGGCCCGTCATGGCAGGGCCAATATGGATACTTTGGTAGCCCTAAGTACGGGTATTGCATTTTTCTACAGTGCATTTAATACCTTTTTTCCACAGGTGCTGCAGCGGCAGGGGCTTGTTCCGCATGTTTACTACGAAGCAGCAGCGGTTATTGTAGCCTTTATCCTACTGGGAAAAATGCTGGAGGAGAGGGCCAAAGCACATACCTCTACCGCTATTAAAAAACTGATGGGCCTTCAGCCTAAAACTGTTCGCCTGCTGATGGATGGTTTAGAGCAGGAGGTGCCACTGGAGAGTGTTGCTGTAGGCGATAGTATACTGGTGCGTCCGGGAGATAAAATTCCTGTAGATGGCAGTGTACTGGAAGGCAGCTCATATATTGATGAAAGCATGATCAGCGGAGAGCCACTGCCTGTAGAAAAGAAGCAGGGAGAGCCTGTATTTGCAGGTACTCTCAATGGCAGGGGAAGCTTTGTATTCAAGGCTGAAAAAGTAGGCGCGGATACCATGCTGGCCAATATTGTACGCATGGTTCAGCAGGCACAGGGCAGCAAAGCGCCGGTACAAAAACTTGCCGATAAGATTGCTGGTATTTTTGTGCCTGTTGTCATTGTAATTGCGCTGTTGGCATTCGCAGTTTGGCTGATTGCAGGAGGAACCCTGGCACAAGCCATACTGGCGCTGGTAACGGTGCTGGTAATAGCCTGCCCCTGTGCGTTAGGCCTTGCCACCCCAACTGCCTTGATGGTTGGTATTGGCAAGGGTGCAGAAGCTGGTATACTGATCAAAGATGCTGAAAGCCTCGAAAGGTCCTTTAAAGTAAATACGGTGGTGCTGGATAAAACAGGCACCATCACCCAGGGCAAACCTGTGGTAACAGACTGGCAGTGGTTGCGTCCGCAGGAAGCACCTATTCTAAAAGAAATTCTCTTAGGGCTGGAGCAGCGTTCTGAACATCCCCTGGCGGAAGCCGTGGTAAAGAGCCTTTACGAAGAAGGCACAAACGCATTACTTGTTTCGCGATTTGAAAGTATTACTGGTCGGGGAGCTACTGCTCTGCATGGTAAAGAAAAGTACCTGGTGGGCAATTTAAAGCTGATGCAGGAGAAAAATATTGTGCTGGATTCAAAACTGGAAGGGCAGGCACAGCAATTGCGTAATGAAGCTAAAACTGATATTTACTTTGCCAACAGCAAAGAAGTACTGGGCGTACTGGCAATTGCTGACTCTATTAAAGAAACTTCTGCCGAAGCCATTCAGAAACTCCGCTCACAGGGAATTGAGGTACACATGCTCACTGGTGATAATGTAAATACTGCAGCCGCCGTTGCAAAAAAAGTAGGACTGCAGCACTTTAAAGCTGAAGTCCTGCCTGGAGAGAAAGCGGCCTATATAACAGAGCTGCAACAGCAGGGCAGGGTAGTGGCCATGGTTGGTGATGGAATTAACGACTCGCAGGCACTGGCGCAGGCAGATGTGAGCATCGCCATGGGCAAAGGCTCAGATATCGCCATGGATGTGGCCAAAATGACACTGATCTCTTCTGACCTGAATCATGTGCCCAAAGCTTTCTTACTTTCCAGAAAGACCGTAAAAACTATCCGTGAAAATCTGTTCTGGGCATTTATTTATAATCTGATCGGTATACCCATTGCAGCCGGATTGCTGTATCCGTTTACAGGATTTTTACTTAACCCTATGATAGCAGGAGCAGCAATGGCACTTAGTTCAGTTTCTGTAGTATTAAACAGTCTAAGGCTGAAAAACGTAAAACTATAA
- a CDS encoding hypothetical protein (COG0457 FOG: TPR repeat) translates to MNTLVKYYCLLVIVLFVAVSCNPEETGEKIHAVPASTSLYYQNALQAVSKTIDRYPNNPDGYYQKARILESLGNNNNAILSLKRAVKLDSSNTLYHKELARLFLITGKHKRAEESIQVAWQLGDRTASTLGILTQVHAEQGGYAQAMNFLNKALEAEPHNSQLVFQKGKLYMMQGDTARAKTLLEQNLSSLSQEPEIYEILAGIYRNQKKHKQALAYIRKSASLQSDNQELPMQIVEILLEAGRPDSAQLVLLDIQRKRGEKPDLMLLIARLQMEQNRPDSAEYYINRTLALDSRSKEAYFWLGKLYDKKRQYYTAREQFRNALLIDTTYQEARQSLLTVEQTLERIERWKQQQAQRQALPEIDNVKPKAVEQNF, encoded by the coding sequence ATGAATACACTTGTTAAATATTATTGCCTGCTGGTAATTGTATTATTTGTAGCAGTATCCTGTAATCCTGAAGAAACCGGCGAGAAGATACATGCAGTGCCTGCCAGTACTTCATTGTATTATCAGAATGCCTTACAGGCTGTTAGCAAAACAATTGACCGTTATCCTAATAATCCCGATGGATATTACCAGAAGGCACGTATCCTGGAATCTCTGGGTAATAATAATAATGCGATACTTAGTTTAAAACGTGCCGTAAAGCTAGATTCCAGCAATACACTTTACCATAAGGAGCTGGCCAGGCTATTTCTGATAACGGGAAAACACAAAAGGGCAGAAGAATCCATACAAGTTGCATGGCAGCTGGGAGATCGTACAGCCAGTACACTGGGTATTTTAACTCAGGTACATGCTGAACAGGGAGGGTATGCTCAGGCCATGAACTTTCTGAACAAAGCCCTGGAAGCGGAGCCACACAACAGTCAGCTGGTATTCCAGAAAGGAAAGCTCTACATGATGCAGGGCGATACTGCACGTGCTAAAACGCTGTTAGAGCAAAATCTTTCGAGCCTCAGTCAGGAGCCGGAAATCTATGAAATACTGGCAGGTATTTATCGAAACCAGAAAAAACACAAACAGGCGCTGGCCTATATCCGCAAAAGTGCCAGCCTGCAGTCCGATAATCAGGAGCTGCCCATGCAGATTGTAGAAATTTTACTGGAGGCAGGCAGACCCGATAGTGCCCAGCTGGTATTACTTGATATCCAGCGCAAAAGAGGAGAAAAGCCCGACCTGATGCTGCTGATCGCCAGGCTTCAGATGGAGCAAAACAGGCCTGATTCCGCAGAATATTATATCAACAGAACGCTGGCACTTGACAGCCGTTCTAAAGAGGCTTACTTTTGGCTTGGGAAGCTCTATGACAAAAAGCGGCAATATTACACTGCCCGCGAGCAGTTTCGCAATGCTTTGCTGATCGATACTACCTATCAGGAGGCACGCCAGAGCCTGCTGACTGTGGAGCAAACGCTGGAACGTATTGAACGCTGGAAACAACAACAGGCACAACGACAGGCTTTACCGGAAATTGATAATGTGAAGCCTAAAGCAGTAGAACAAAATTTTTAA
- a CDS encoding PAS/PAC sensor signal transduction histidine kinase (COG0642 Signal transduction histidine kinase), producing the protein MVEAGFAFSLLQMHYSFEFRLFKEFAQYLLQQQLTELSEFYLQLLYSSELPILKVFENMPREQQLTQAKKSLQEFLQQVIDDSALEQAFKQVDQWYKNQTEAYDRDEVRAADLLLAFSVRRKLFSRFLTRYTSDFSIGIEILEELEEFTTLVNLKAFDLYELIQQEELLTERNMLASVIDHSVDGILAFDHDLNIFVYNRVLEQHNRISRADVLEKKIFEIWPDYQQTEEGSAILAVLKGKSVYLKDRPSRLKNGYYDVNVVPLFSTDGKLRGGISIMHDISRRKEQEDALKEKNKLLQEQKDELQAVIEELRASNEELENTRTQLLQFNTVLEERVQIRTSEIDYQRQWLYQLFMQVPGLIGIMAGEEGSIVLCNEAFTKLWGGRQVLGIPMREAWPELEGQGYFEFVQEVLQGGKMISLNEFPALIDRYNDGHLHQAYINFVYMPYLNPKGETEGVIIYGVDVTEQVEARKKVEESEENLMLALEAGQMAIWQYDPVNNRSYHSPLYDKMFGYSTTPAHWNLEMFMDHVVTEFKDQVYREYQLALQRGSIRQEFKINASDGLVKWISMKGKVLFDTGGKPIRLVGIAVDITERKDAEEALHQSHEELKRINTDLDNFIYTASHDLRSPIVNMEGLITLLQRSLKDPQHQEQMQFLSMMHTSIHRLKRTIDALTDITRIQKEDEQTEKLSFEASMNDVVSDLWDQIKETGTKLQLDLNVETVVFASHNLRSIFYNLLSNAIKYRKPGSSPIIKISSYQEEGFTVLSVQDNGMGINEANQKKLFSMFKRFHTHVKGSGIGLYLIKRIIENAGGKIEAESREGTGTTFRVYFPVSKR; encoded by the coding sequence TTGGTAGAAGCTGGTTTTGCCTTCTCTCTCCTCCAGATGCATTATTCATTTGAATTCAGACTTTTCAAAGAGTTTGCTCAGTACCTGCTGCAACAGCAGCTGACCGAATTATCCGAATTTTATTTACAGCTGCTGTACAGCTCTGAATTGCCTATTCTGAAGGTATTTGAAAATATGCCACGGGAACAGCAGCTGACACAGGCAAAGAAGTCGCTGCAAGAATTTTTGCAACAGGTAATTGATGATTCTGCACTTGAGCAGGCGTTTAAGCAGGTAGACCAGTGGTATAAGAATCAAACAGAAGCATATGACCGTGATGAAGTCAGGGCTGCAGACCTCCTACTGGCTTTTAGCGTACGCAGAAAATTATTCAGCAGATTCTTAACCCGATATACTTCAGATTTTTCAATTGGTATAGAGATTCTGGAGGAGCTGGAGGAGTTTACCACACTGGTTAATCTGAAGGCTTTTGATCTCTATGAATTGATACAGCAGGAAGAGCTTTTAACGGAGCGCAACATGCTGGCGTCGGTTATTGACCACAGTGTAGATGGAATTCTGGCATTTGATCATGACCTGAACATATTTGTATATAACAGGGTGCTGGAACAGCACAATCGTATCAGCAGAGCAGATGTACTGGAGAAAAAGATCTTTGAGATCTGGCCCGATTATCAGCAAACCGAAGAAGGCAGCGCTATTTTGGCCGTTCTTAAAGGAAAGTCTGTTTACCTGAAAGACAGACCTTCCAGGTTAAAGAATGGCTATTATGATGTGAACGTGGTGCCACTTTTTAGTACTGATGGTAAGCTCAGGGGCGGTATCAGCATTATGCATGATATTAGCAGGCGCAAGGAGCAGGAGGATGCACTTAAAGAAAAAAACAAATTGCTGCAGGAGCAGAAGGATGAACTGCAGGCAGTGATAGAAGAGCTTAGGGCAAGTAACGAAGAGCTGGAAAATACCAGAACCCAACTGCTACAATTTAATACAGTGCTGGAAGAACGGGTACAGATACGCACTTCAGAAATTGATTACCAGCGTCAGTGGCTATATCAGCTGTTTATGCAGGTGCCCGGGCTGATTGGTATTATGGCAGGTGAAGAAGGCAGCATTGTACTTTGCAACGAAGCTTTTACAAAACTGTGGGGAGGCCGTCAGGTGCTGGGAATTCCTATGCGGGAGGCATGGCCGGAATTAGAGGGACAGGGATATTTTGAATTTGTGCAGGAAGTACTGCAGGGTGGCAAAATGATCAGCCTTAATGAGTTTCCCGCGCTGATAGACAGATATAATGACGGACACCTGCACCAGGCATATATTAATTTTGTATATATGCCCTACCTGAATCCCAAAGGAGAGACCGAAGGAGTGATTATCTACGGGGTGGATGTTACCGAACAGGTAGAGGCCAGGAAAAAAGTAGAGGAAAGTGAAGAAAACCTGATGCTTGCCCTGGAAGCTGGGCAGATGGCCATCTGGCAGTATGATCCTGTTAACAACAGATCCTATCACTCACCTTTATACGATAAAATGTTTGGCTATAGCACTACTCCTGCTCACTGGAACTTAGAGATGTTTATGGATCATGTGGTAACCGAGTTCAAAGACCAGGTTTACCGCGAATATCAGCTTGCACTGCAAAGGGGCAGCATCAGGCAGGAGTTTAAGATCAATGCTTCGGATGGGCTGGTGAAATGGATCAGTATGAAGGGAAAGGTATTATTCGATACCGGGGGCAAACCTATCAGGCTGGTTGGAATTGCAGTTGACATTACAGAACGTAAAGATGCTGAAGAAGCATTGCACCAAAGTCACGAAGAACTAAAACGCATTAACACAGACCTGGATAATTTTATCTACACCGCCTCGCACGACCTGAGATCTCCGATTGTAAACATGGAAGGGCTCATTACTCTGCTTCAGCGAAGCTTAAAGGATCCTCAACACCAGGAGCAGATGCAGTTTTTGTCCATGATGCACACTTCCATTCACCGCCTGAAACGGACTATTGATGCCCTTACGGACATAACCCGCATACAAAAGGAAGATGAGCAGACGGAAAAGCTCAGTTTTGAAGCATCTATGAATGATGTAGTGTCCGATTTATGGGATCAGATAAAAGAAACAGGAACAAAACTGCAGCTGGACCTAAATGTAGAAACTGTTGTATTTGCTTCTCATAACCTCAGAAGTATTTTTTATAATCTACTTTCCAATGCCATCAAATACAGAAAGCCCGGCAGTTCTCCCATAATCAAGATCTCTTCCTATCAGGAGGAAGGTTTTACAGTACTTTCTGTTCAGGATAATGGGATGGGCATCAATGAAGCCAACCAGAAAAAACTATTTTCTATGTTTAAGCGCTTTCATACCCACGTGAAAGGTTCAGGAATAGGTTTGTACCTTATAAAACGAATTATTGAAAATGCTGGTGGTAAGATTGAAGCAGAAAGCAGGGAAGGAACCGGCACTACTTTCAGGGTATATTTTCCTGTGAGTAAGCGGTAA